A DNA window from Turicibacter sp. TJ11 contains the following coding sequences:
- a CDS encoding nitrous oxide-stimulated promoter family protein, producing the protein MVAKERIEREKKIIKLMIELYCHKKHQHKSEGLCEECQELLNYAHKRLSLCKFGNEKTTCQKCPIHCYKKDMKHKVKEVMKFSGPRILIYSPLEFFRHMFD; encoded by the coding sequence ATGGTGGCAAAAGAAAGAATTGAGCGTGAAAAAAAGATTATTAAATTGATGATTGAGTTATATTGTCATAAAAAACATCAACATAAATCGGAAGGGTTATGTGAAGAATGTCAGGAACTATTAAATTATGCACATAAACGTTTAAGCTTGTGTAAATTTGGAAATGAGAAAACAACCTGTCAAAAATGTCCTATCCATTGCTATAAAAAAGATATGAAGCATAAAGTGAAAGAAGTAATGAAATTTTCCGGTCCACGGATTTTAATTTATTCACCTCTTGAGTTTTTCCGTCACATGTTTGATTAA
- a CDS encoding YbaN family protein translates to MKKITKMLLVICGFICLGFGIVGVILPILPTTPFLLLASFCFVKGSERFDCWFKSTKLYQKHLENFVQNRQMTLKQKWTILLTADAMLCVPFFLVNSLHMRIFLVLLVIIKFYYFMFRIKTIPVTTVIKKEKGLR, encoded by the coding sequence ATGAAAAAAATAACAAAGATGTTACTCGTCATATGTGGATTTATTTGCTTAGGATTTGGGATTGTAGGAGTCATTCTACCAATACTCCCCACTACTCCGTTTTTGTTATTAGCTTCATTTTGTTTTGTGAAAGGATCGGAGAGATTTGATTGTTGGTTTAAATCAACGAAGTTATATCAAAAGCATTTAGAAAACTTTGTGCAAAACCGTCAAATGACGTTAAAACAAAAATGGACCATCTTATTAACAGCGGATGCGATGCTTTGCGTTCCATTCTTTCTTGTTAATAGTTTACATATGAGAATTTTTTTAGTACTGCTAGTTATTATAAAATTTTATTATTTTATGTTCAGAATTAAGACCATACCGGTAACAACCGTAATAAAAAAAGAAAAAGGATTACGTTAA
- a CDS encoding Crp/Fnr family transcriptional regulator, which produces MGVVSREAIQKLSLFANVKEETVQQLVKYAKVNQYKKGSYIFRDKEMVDQVYIILYGKVSISKLGESGEGRVIFILDQGHLLNDHLKSQLPSAVDCICFEKCEILSYSRERFLSMMEQDFELAQAVLDQFCSKLRRTYRQLKNAPTNIAMERKLAAKLYRLYHDYGVEVEGEYIIDVPLTVSYLSQLLGAQRETVSRALKKLVEADLVQYERKKIKIKSPEALGNYHKNK; this is translated from the coding sequence ATGGGAGTTGTGAGTCGAGAAGCTATTCAAAAGTTAAGTTTATTTGCGAATGTTAAAGAAGAGACGGTTCAACAGTTAGTTAAGTATGCGAAAGTGAATCAATATAAAAAGGGGAGCTATATTTTTCGCGATAAAGAAATGGTGGATCAAGTCTATATTATTTTATATGGAAAGGTATCGATTTCTAAATTAGGGGAGTCGGGTGAAGGGCGAGTTATTTTTATTTTGGATCAGGGCCATCTTTTAAATGATCATTTAAAAAGTCAATTACCAAGTGCCGTTGATTGCATTTGTTTTGAAAAATGTGAGATTTTAAGTTACTCAAGAGAACGATTTCTATCGATGATGGAACAAGATTTTGAATTAGCTCAAGCCGTTTTAGATCAGTTTTGTTCAAAGTTAAGAAGAACTTATAGACAATTAAAAAATGCTCCAACAAATATTGCGATGGAACGAAAGTTAGCCGCTAAACTCTATCGACTGTATCATGATTATGGAGTTGAAGTGGAGGGCGAATATATTATTGATGTTCCGTTAACCGTGTCCTATCTTTCTCAATTACTCGGGGCTCAGCGTGAGACCGTTTCTCGTGCCTTAAAAAAATTAGTAGAAGCCGATTTAGTGCAATATGAGCGCAAGAAGATTAAGATTAAATCTCCTGAAGCTTTAGGGAATTATCATAAAAACAAATGA
- the asrA gene encoding anaerobic sulfite reductase subunit AsrA, with protein sequence MGLIMSKAKFNETLNQLAKKYVIYAPKKYKGEGTFSDTDRVRYGTITQVEEIEFQEKSSFSYKEVLLPITQTLFFFTETEVKEASMNEQELLIFLRSCDLHAVRRLDEIYLRNGFEDIYYKKFREKAKFIVMGCETSFNSCFCVDMKTNQTDEYDAYIHLEADQVAFKIKDEQLLKDADLKDMSTHEVTPKFVTENAVHVDIPEKLDLRIIYSDMWEEYSERCIACGRCNFVCPTCTCFTMQDIFYQDNRKCGERRRVWASCQVDGYTDMAGGHKFRENKGQRMRFKVMHKIYDFKKRNGYHMCVGCGRCDDVCPEYISFSNCINKLGKAMDEVE encoded by the coding sequence ATGGGGTTAATTATGTCAAAAGCTAAGTTTAATGAAACATTAAATCAATTAGCCAAAAAGTATGTTATTTACGCACCGAAGAAGTATAAGGGGGAAGGAACCTTTTCTGATACGGATCGTGTCCGTTATGGAACGATTACACAAGTTGAGGAAATTGAATTTCAGGAAAAATCAAGTTTCTCATACAAAGAGGTTTTATTGCCGATTACTCAAACATTGTTTTTCTTTACAGAAACTGAAGTAAAAGAGGCCTCAATGAATGAGCAAGAGCTATTAATCTTTTTAAGAAGCTGTGATTTACATGCAGTTCGTCGATTAGATGAAATTTATTTAAGAAACGGATTTGAAGATATTTATTATAAAAAATTCCGTGAAAAAGCAAAGTTCATCGTGATGGGATGCGAAACAAGCTTTAATAGCTGTTTTTGTGTGGATATGAAAACAAATCAGACCGATGAATATGATGCGTATATTCATTTAGAAGCCGATCAGGTTGCATTTAAGATTAAAGATGAGCAATTATTAAAAGATGCCGACTTAAAAGATATGTCGACTCATGAGGTGACGCCTAAATTTGTCACTGAAAATGCTGTTCATGTCGATATTCCAGAAAAACTGGATTTACGTATTATTTATTCTGACATGTGGGAAGAGTATAGCGAGCGTTGTATTGCTTGTGGTCGTTGTAATTTTGTTTGTCCAACGTGTACTTGTTTCACGATGCAAGATATTTTCTATCAGGATAATCGTAAATGTGGTGAACGCCGACGTGTTTGGGCGTCTTGTCAAGTAGATGGTTATACGGATATGGCAGGAGGTCATAAATTCCGTGAAAATAAAGGACAACGAATGCGCTTTAAAGTCATGCATAAAATTTATGACTTTAAAAAACGTAACGGATATCATATGTGTGTAGGATGTGGACGTTGCGATGATGTTTGTCCAGAATATATTTCGTTTTCAAATTGTATCAATAAATTAGGAAAAGCTATGGATGAGGTGGAGTAA
- the asrB gene encoding anaerobic sulfite reductase subunit AsrB: protein MTKNEYLPFLSTIKEIIQHTDIEYTFRMTYEGDVKPGQFFEVSIPKYGEAPISVSGIGEDYVDLTIRKVGKVTDEIFNHYKGQSLFLRGPYGNGFDVSLYEGKELIVVAGGTGLSPVRGVVDYFANDPSRSNGFTLVTGFKSPNDVLFKSDLARWSETSTVILTVDQAQEGYEGHVGLVTKFIPDLPIKNLEDVQVIVVGPPMMMHFTVQEFLKRGIAEQNIWISQERKMCCGIGKCGHCKIDDTYICLEGPVFNYTKGKDLID from the coding sequence ATGACAAAGAATGAATACCTTCCATTTTTATCAACAATTAAAGAAATCATTCAACATACCGACATTGAATATACGTTTCGAATGACTTATGAGGGAGACGTAAAGCCAGGACAATTTTTTGAAGTCTCAATTCCTAAATATGGGGAAGCGCCTATTTCGGTTAGTGGAATTGGAGAAGATTATGTGGATTTAACGATCCGTAAGGTTGGAAAAGTAACCGATGAAATTTTCAATCATTACAAAGGTCAATCTTTATTTTTACGTGGACCTTATGGAAATGGATTTGACGTGAGTCTTTATGAAGGAAAAGAACTAATTGTAGTGGCAGGAGGAACAGGATTGTCTCCAGTTCGTGGCGTCGTTGATTACTTTGCTAACGATCCAAGTCGCTCAAACGGATTTACTTTAGTTACTGGATTTAAATCTCCAAACGATGTGTTATTCAAATCAGATTTAGCTAGATGGAGTGAAACATCAACAGTTATTTTAACAGTTGATCAAGCACAAGAGGGTTATGAAGGACACGTTGGTTTAGTCACAAAGTTTATTCCCGATTTACCGATTAAGAACTTAGAAGACGTACAAGTGATTGTCGTTGGCCCTCCAATGATGATGCATTTTACCGTTCAAGAATTTTTAAAACGTGGAATTGCAGAGCAAAATATTTGGATTTCTCAAGAACGTAAAATGTGCTGTGGAATTGGTAAGTGTGGTCATTGCAAGATTGATGATACGTACATTTGCTTAGAAGGACCTGTTTTTAACTATACCAAAGGGAAAGATTTAATCGATTAA
- the asrC gene encoding sulfite reductase subunit C — MDVNTKLLKKNAFRVTKHRGVTASRIRVPGGALQAEQLLKIYEIANTYGNGAVHITTRQGFEIPGIKFEDIEKVNELLQPIIEGLEINQEIPGKGYTAAGTRNVSACIGNNVCPFANYNTTNFAKRIEKAVFPNDLHFKIALTGCPNDCIKARMHDFGIIGMTKPQYDKDRCVSCGACVRACKKKATGALKGVNYKVERDHSKCIGCGECVINCPTAAWTRSREKYYRLAIMGRTGKKNPRLGEDFIVWADEESIIKIIQNTYKYVTEYIAKDAPGGKEHIGYIVDRTGFMEFKKWVLQDVHLSEEAIVKHNIYWSGIRYVQN; from the coding sequence ATGGATGTGAATACTAAGCTTTTAAAGAAAAATGCGTTTCGTGTGACGAAACATCGTGGAGTGACCGCTTCTCGAATTAGAGTACCTGGTGGAGCCCTTCAAGCAGAACAATTACTTAAAATTTATGAAATTGCAAATACGTATGGAAATGGTGCAGTACATATCACCACTCGACAAGGGTTTGAAATTCCAGGTATTAAATTTGAAGATATTGAAAAAGTAAATGAATTATTACAGCCGATTATTGAAGGACTAGAGATCAATCAAGAAATTCCGGGTAAAGGGTATACGGCTGCGGGAACGCGTAACGTGTCAGCTTGTATTGGAAATAACGTTTGTCCATTTGCTAATTACAATACAACGAACTTTGCTAAGCGTATTGAAAAGGCTGTGTTTCCAAATGATTTACACTTTAAAATTGCTTTAACTGGATGCCCTAATGATTGTATTAAGGCTCGTATGCATGATTTTGGAATTATTGGAATGACAAAACCTCAATATGATAAAGATCGTTGTGTGTCTTGCGGAGCTTGTGTTCGTGCGTGTAAGAAAAAAGCAACAGGAGCATTAAAAGGTGTGAACTATAAAGTAGAGCGCGATCATTCAAAATGTATTGGTTGTGGCGAATGTGTCATTAATTGTCCAACTGCTGCTTGGACGCGCAGCCGAGAAAAATACTATCGTTTAGCAATTATGGGACGTACAGGTAAGAAAAATCCACGATTAGGAGAAGACTTTATTGTTTGGGCTGATGAAGAGAGTATTATTAAAATTATCCAAAATACGTATAAGTATGTCACAGAATATATTGCTAAAGATGCTCCAGGTGGAAAAGAACATATTGGATATATTGTTGATCGAACAGGATTTATGGAGTTTAAAAAATGGGTACTTCAAGATGTTCACTTAAGTGAAGAAGCGATTGTTAAGCATAATATTTATTGGAGCGGAATTCGTTACGTTCAAAACTAA